TTATTAGGGGCACCGTTATTAGGTTATAGGGGTTATAGGGGAGGTTATAGGGGACACTTTCTTAAAAGATTCCTAGTTTTGTCGACTCCAGAAGGTCCAACAAAGACACAGTTAGTCTTATCTTTGATAAAGTTTAAAGTAGCCGCTTGCATAACAATTTCGCGGTCAATCGTTTTAGGATAATCAAAGTCGTAATTATCCAAACTAGTAAGAGGAAATAT
The window above is part of the Deltaproteobacteria bacterium genome. Proteins encoded here:
- a CDS encoding ATP-binding protein, with the protein product MFPLTSLDNYDFDYPKTIDREIVMQAATLNFIKDKTNCVFVGPSGVDKTRNLLRKCPL